A genome region from Nocardia sp. NBC_01730 includes the following:
- a CDS encoding alpha/beta hydrolase codes for MRTDVEFVSRGVTLRGWLYRPTDTAADAPLVVMTHGFAGVKEWVAPFAEVLSDAGLACLVYDHPGFGTSDGEPRFEVDPEAQIDGYRDAITFAQQLGGVDAERIGVWGTSYAGAHVLVVAATDRRVHAVVSQVPLTQGWATFTRLVPSVQLPFVREAIADDRKQRFAGAPHATIKAASDDPLELVAMPGAEVYRWLMDNGPQVPAWRNEVTVSSIDKFQSYAPEAFIRRVSPTPLLMIVAENDTLTPADLALRSYAEALEPKQLELLEGGHFSVYEERFGKASTAARDFFVHHLRK; via the coding sequence GTGCGCACCGACGTGGAGTTCGTCAGCAGGGGTGTGACATTGCGGGGATGGCTGTACCGCCCGACCGATACCGCGGCTGACGCTCCGCTGGTCGTGATGACCCACGGTTTCGCGGGAGTGAAGGAGTGGGTCGCCCCCTTTGCCGAGGTGCTGTCCGATGCCGGCCTGGCGTGCCTGGTCTACGACCATCCCGGATTCGGAACCTCCGACGGCGAGCCCCGTTTCGAGGTGGATCCGGAGGCGCAGATCGACGGATACCGCGATGCGATCACCTTCGCACAGCAGCTCGGCGGCGTGGACGCGGAACGAATCGGGGTGTGGGGGACGAGCTACGCGGGCGCACATGTGCTCGTGGTGGCGGCCACCGACCGTCGGGTGCATGCGGTGGTGTCGCAGGTTCCGCTGACCCAGGGCTGGGCGACCTTCACGCGGTTGGTTCCGTCGGTGCAATTGCCTTTCGTGCGGGAGGCGATCGCCGACGATCGGAAACAACGCTTCGCCGGCGCACCGCACGCGACGATCAAGGCGGCGTCCGACGATCCGTTGGAACTGGTCGCCATGCCCGGCGCCGAGGTCTACCGATGGCTCATGGACAACGGGCCTCAGGTCCCCGCCTGGCGTAACGAGGTGACGGTCTCCAGCATCGATAAGTTCCAGTCCTACGCTCCCGAGGCCTTCATCCGCCGGGTCTCGCCCACGCCGCTGCTGATGATCGTTGCCGAGAACGACACGCTCACACCGGCCGATCTGGCGTTGCGGAGCTACGCCGAGGCCTTGGAACCCAAGCAGCTCGAGCTGCTAGAGGGCGGGCACTTCTCGGTGTACGAGGAACGGTTCGGCAAGGCATCGACCGCCGCGCGTGATTTCTTCGTCCACCACCTGCGTAAGTGA
- a CDS encoding TetR/AcrR family transcriptional regulator — translation MPDGQDLPSVGRPRNRTVDRALLDAAARLIAQRGYGALSLQAVADEAATTRPALYRRYADRAELVVAVLIDRYGLHPGSADLGGIEAELFAIQRHQMELFTDEVLGNALPGLLDDLSRNEALAASFYERFLRPRRRSTASILDRAVARGEIAPGIDPEWICDLITGPMLMRALLPAVGPIDERLVRLTVRSALDAVGFSGRD, via the coding sequence ATGCCTGACGGTCAAGACTTGCCGAGTGTGGGGCGGCCGCGGAACCGCACAGTGGACAGGGCGCTGCTCGATGCCGCCGCCCGGCTGATCGCACAGCGTGGTTACGGTGCGCTCAGCCTGCAAGCGGTGGCGGATGAGGCGGCTACGACGCGACCGGCGCTGTACCGGCGCTACGCGGACCGGGCGGAGCTGGTGGTCGCGGTGTTGATCGACCGCTACGGGCTGCATCCCGGTTCGGCGGATCTGGGCGGTATCGAGGCGGAATTGTTCGCGATCCAGCGCCACCAGATGGAGTTGTTCACCGACGAGGTCCTGGGCAACGCGTTGCCCGGCCTGCTCGACGACCTGTCGCGCAACGAGGCGCTTGCTGCCAGTTTCTACGAGCGATTCCTGCGGCCCCGCCGCAGGTCCACCGCTTCCATCCTGGATCGGGCGGTGGCAAGGGGCGAGATAGCGCCGGGCATCGATCCGGAATGGATCTGCGATCTCATCACGGGACCAATGCTGATGCGTGCGCTGCTTCCGGCCGTCGGACCGATCGATGAGCGGTTGGTACGGCTGACGGTGCGATCCGCGCTGGACGCCGTCGGGTTCTCGGGGCGTGATTGA
- a CDS encoding alpha/beta fold hydrolase, which produces MSRTFVLVHGACHAGWTWRPVAEHLRAHGHVVYLPTLPGLNAGDQRADVHLADTVDYLVDYVERADLRNAVLVGHSWGGFPVSGAAARLATRLSRLVYWSAFVPHSGETLIDLCPPAYGEMFRASAAASPDNSVMFPFEVFCAAFMQDASPETQNVVYPLLERQPFHTMNEALDLDEWERLRLPSAYVLSKDDLALPPGEFAWAPRFPERLPGAPVIYTPGSHESQLTQPEALAEALIQASDG; this is translated from the coding sequence ATGTCGCGTACGTTCGTCCTCGTCCACGGCGCCTGCCATGCCGGATGGACCTGGCGGCCGGTGGCCGAGCACTTGCGGGCGCACGGCCACGTCGTGTACTTGCCGACACTGCCGGGTCTGAACGCCGGCGACCAGCGCGCGGATGTCCACCTCGCCGATACCGTCGATTACCTCGTCGACTACGTCGAGCGGGCCGACCTGCGCAATGCCGTCCTAGTCGGGCACAGTTGGGGCGGCTTCCCGGTGTCCGGTGCGGCCGCGCGGCTTGCCACCCGCCTCTCGCGCCTCGTGTACTGGAGCGCGTTCGTTCCGCACAGCGGCGAGACCCTGATCGACCTGTGCCCGCCCGCCTACGGCGAGATGTTCCGCGCGTCGGCAGCGGCGTCGCCGGACAACTCGGTGATGTTCCCGTTCGAGGTCTTCTGCGCAGCATTCATGCAGGACGCCTCCCCCGAGACACAGAACGTGGTGTACCCGCTGCTCGAGCGCCAGCCGTTCCACACCATGAACGAAGCGCTCGACCTCGACGAATGGGAACGGCTACGGCTGCCGTCCGCGTATGTGCTCTCCAAGGACGACCTCGCCCTGCCGCCTGGCGAGTTCGCTTGGGCGCCGCGATTTCCCGAGCGTCTTCCCGGAGCTCCGGTGATCTACACGCCGGGCAGCCACGAATCGCAGCTGACGCAACCCGAAGCGCTCGCGGAGGCGCTGATCCAGGCTTCGGACGGCTAG
- a CDS encoding PaaX family transcriptional regulator: protein MRPRALVFDLYGEFFRYTGGGAKLGVLTELMGVFGVESATVRVVMTRLRKEGWFDSTKSGREVSYLLNDKSWRLLDDGRSRIFQRNHDAWDRTWTQALVDESGLDREQRKRIAKSLSWWGFGTYGGTVWFSPHDREKQLREALDGEDDLRIQFLRSRTAGLPSDRLIAQRCWDLSELGADYQTFIEEFRPRLARYRRGPTGSTALIEHIMLVQHYRRYPFRDPDLPETLLPTGWRGRAAHEVFTECHDVLRAEAESFVASVAAAPTAGVT, encoded by the coding sequence ATGCGACCACGCGCACTGGTGTTCGACCTATACGGCGAGTTCTTCCGATACACGGGAGGCGGCGCCAAGCTCGGGGTCCTCACCGAGCTGATGGGCGTTTTCGGCGTCGAATCGGCGACGGTGCGGGTGGTGATGACCCGCCTGCGCAAGGAAGGTTGGTTCGATTCCACGAAGTCCGGTCGCGAGGTGTCCTACCTGCTCAACGACAAGAGCTGGCGGCTGCTCGACGACGGCCGCAGCCGCATCTTCCAGCGAAACCACGATGCGTGGGACCGTACCTGGACTCAAGCGTTGGTCGACGAGTCCGGCCTTGACCGCGAGCAGCGCAAGCGGATCGCGAAGTCGCTGAGTTGGTGGGGCTTCGGCACCTACGGTGGCACGGTCTGGTTCTCGCCACACGACCGGGAAAAGCAGCTGCGCGAGGCACTGGACGGCGAGGACGACCTGCGGATCCAGTTCCTGCGCAGTAGAACCGCAGGCCTGCCAAGCGACCGCCTGATCGCCCAGCGCTGCTGGGATCTCAGCGAGCTCGGCGCCGACTATCAGACATTCATCGAAGAGTTCCGCCCGCGCCTGGCCCGCTACCGGCGCGGCCCGACCGGCAGTACCGCGCTGATCGAGCACATAATGCTGGTGCAGCACTACCGGCGCTACCCGTTCCGCGATCCAGACCTGCCGGAGACGCTGCTGCCTACCGGCTGGCGCGGCCGCGCCGCGCACGAGGTGTTCACCGAGTGCCACGACGTCCTGCGCGCCGAAGCCGAGTCGTTCGTCGCGTCGGTCGCCGCAGCCCCGACAGCCGGCGTCACCTAG
- a CDS encoding FAD-dependent monooxygenase, with product MSLPDQHPAPPPPLRVACIGGGPGGLFAAIALAHAVPGSVIDVFERNSESDVFGFGVVLSDATLENVDTVDTVLRDALAAHGRHWDSIEVHLKNATVAAGGNGMSAIHRRELLSALRQRATALGARLHFSTEADVDELDARGEYHLIVAADGTNSAVRQRFLNELGHSVEQAAVEFIWFGTTYQFRGLTFLHEQSEHGNFAVHGYPIGSGLSTFIVETDETTWRRAGLDRFDMSAPPGTSDEVTQRYLERLFADQIDGQPLVANNSRWANFRTRRTDRWHTRGTCGTPVVLLGDAVHTAHFSVGSGTKMAMEDAAALAATVAEHPADLEAALTRFQEIRRPQVAKIQDSSMPSLSWWDHFGEYYRAFEPWQFGFHFFSRSISAEKIRVRDGEFIAATERAWHAEFGAAPLDTPLRLGSTTFGSRMLQLTECGDDRIRLGDGGSALSAVRGAAGGDGTVPLVIAPDIDANSLPADVRAELDRLCASRPDAVVVRGGTPLSRVLCSEHVRLNRHIPSILVDAPTAVRARRAVDEHDCAATLILSGRADAVAFEPDPQPAARVPADVEAAR from the coding sequence ATGTCACTCCCAGATCAGCACCCCGCTCCCCCGCCGCCCCTGCGCGTCGCGTGTATAGGCGGTGGCCCTGGTGGTCTATTCGCCGCCATTGCGCTCGCGCACGCCGTGCCGGGCTCCGTCATCGACGTGTTCGAGCGGAACAGCGAATCCGATGTGTTCGGTTTCGGGGTCGTATTGTCCGACGCAACACTGGAGAATGTCGACACGGTCGACACGGTGCTGCGGGATGCGCTGGCCGCCCACGGGCGGCACTGGGACAGCATCGAGGTCCACCTCAAGAACGCCACGGTCGCGGCCGGCGGCAACGGGATGTCGGCCATTCACCGTCGCGAACTGCTCAGCGCCCTGCGGCAGCGGGCGACAGCGCTGGGCGCGCGGCTGCACTTCTCGACCGAGGCGGATGTCGATGAGCTCGACGCCCGGGGTGAGTACCACCTGATCGTGGCGGCAGATGGCACCAATTCCGCTGTGCGGCAAAGATTCCTCAACGAACTCGGACATTCGGTCGAGCAGGCGGCGGTCGAGTTCATCTGGTTCGGCACCACCTACCAGTTCCGGGGGCTGACCTTCCTGCACGAACAGTCCGAGCACGGCAATTTCGCCGTGCATGGATACCCGATCGGCTCCGGTCTGAGCACTTTCATCGTCGAGACCGACGAAACCACCTGGCGCCGTGCGGGTCTCGACAGATTCGACATGTCCGCCCCGCCAGGTACGTCGGACGAGGTGACCCAGCGCTACCTCGAGCGGCTGTTCGCCGACCAGATCGACGGACAACCACTGGTGGCCAACAACTCTCGCTGGGCCAACTTCCGCACCCGCCGGACCGACCGCTGGCATACCCGCGGCACCTGCGGCACACCGGTGGTGCTGCTCGGTGACGCCGTACACACCGCGCACTTCTCGGTCGGTTCGGGCACCAAGATGGCCATGGAGGACGCCGCCGCGCTAGCCGCTACCGTTGCCGAGCATCCCGCCGATCTGGAGGCCGCGCTCACTCGATTCCAAGAGATCCGCAGGCCGCAGGTGGCGAAGATCCAGGACTCGTCGATGCCGAGCCTGTCGTGGTGGGACCACTTCGGCGAGTACTACCGCGCCTTCGAGCCGTGGCAATTCGGATTCCACTTCTTCAGCCGATCCATCTCGGCGGAGAAGATCCGCGTGCGCGACGGCGAGTTCATCGCGGCCACCGAGCGTGCGTGGCACGCCGAATTCGGTGCGGCCCCGCTCGACACGCCGCTGCGGCTGGGGTCGACCACGTTCGGCTCCCGGATGCTTCAGCTGACCGAGTGCGGAGACGACCGGATACGCCTCGGGGACGGCGGCTCAGCACTGTCCGCGGTGCGTGGGGCAGCAGGCGGTGACGGCACGGTCCCCCTCGTCATCGCCCCCGACATCGATGCCAACTCGCTGCCTGCCGATGTTCGCGCCGAGTTGGACCGGCTGTGCGCGTCGCGGCCCGACGCGGTTGTCGTGCGCGGCGGCACCCCGCTGTCGCGAGTCCTGTGCTCGGAGCACGTGCGCTTGAACCGCCACATCCCGTCGATCCTCGTCGACGCGCCCACCGCCGTCCGTGCGCGCCGGGCCGTCGACGAGCACGATTGTGCGGCCACGCTGATCCTGTCCGGGCGCGCCGACGCGGTGGCGTTCGAACCGGATCCGCAGCCTGCCGCCCGGGTTCCGGCCGATGTCGAGGCGGCACGATGA